A portion of the Acidobacteriaceae bacterium genome contains these proteins:
- a CDS encoding LUD domain-containing protein produces MSARADILAAITRANTTAHAAEAAIPRDYRAASESSREAVLEKFIDRLLDYDAHVLRCTSAEVAQTVAAAISASAASRVGLPAGFPQAWRPADVAFIDDAALTHAELDTLDGVLTLCTVGIAETGTLVLQHGPAEGRRALTLVPDTHLCVIRTGQVVATVPEAIARLAPTATMPTTFVSGPSATADIEMTRVKGVHGPRFLYVILVEKEGT; encoded by the coding sequence ATGAGCGCACGCGCAGACATTCTCGCCGCCATCACCCGAGCCAACACCACAGCCCACGCTGCGGAGGCCGCCATTCCCCGCGACTATCGCGCCGCCAGCGAAAGCTCTCGCGAAGCCGTCCTGGAAAAGTTCATCGACCGCCTCCTCGACTACGACGCGCACGTTCTCCGCTGCACTTCGGCAGAGGTCGCGCAGACCGTCGCGGCTGCTATCTCTGCATCAGCCGCCAGCCGCGTCGGCCTGCCTGCTGGTTTCCCGCAGGCCTGGCGTCCCGCAGACGTTGCTTTTATTGACGACGCCGCACTCACGCACGCGGAGTTGGACACACTCGACGGCGTCCTCACGCTCTGCACCGTCGGCATCGCAGAAACCGGCACCCTCGTTCTGCAGCACGGCCCTGCTGAAGGCCGCCGCGCGCTCACCCTGGTGCCGGACACGCATCTCTGCGTCATCCGCACCGGCCAGGTTGTCGCCACCGTGCCTGAAGCCATTGCGCGCCTCGCGCCCACGGCAACCATGCCGACAACCTTCGTCTCCGGCCCCTCGGCGACGGCAGATATCGAAATGACACGAGTCAAAGGCGTACACGGACCCCGGTTCCTGTACGTGATTTTGGTGGAAAAAGAAGGGACATGA
- a CDS encoding LutB/LldF family L-lactate oxidation iron-sulfur protein — protein sequence MSDHALDPRTAAPFPIIAAKAVADSQLRKNVRHATDVIQAKRARVVGELPEWQDLRSAGEAIRRHSMATLSENLQRFEANCIQAGGQVHWARNSEEANAIVIRLVTEALHRFEAQPEVLKIKSMTTEEIGLNRALERAGIHPYETDLAELIVQLGKDQPSHLVVPALHKNRQQIREIFRREMGLTDLSDDPIELAGAARLYLRERFLRVPVAVSGANFLLADTGGVCVVESEGNGRMCLTLPKTLITIAGIDKVLPSYSDLDVVLQTLPRSATGERMNPYNSIWTGVREGDGPQEFHVILLDNGRTDVLADEHGRQTLHCIRCGACQNACPVYKQTGGHAYGSVYSGPIGAILTPQLMHLEHAQSLPYASSLCGACYEVCPVKINIPEVLVHLRHEVVLRKSSFAPEAVAMKTAGLLFRSERRFRAAQRLGRITQRVLEREDPTGERWVSWLPGLLGQWTATRDLPGMPSQTFREWWEQRDQKEPRS from the coding sequence ATGAGCGATCACGCCCTCGACCCGCGCACTGCGGCCCCATTTCCCATCATCGCGGCCAAAGCCGTAGCCGATTCGCAGCTACGCAAGAACGTCCGCCACGCCACCGACGTCATCCAGGCCAAACGCGCTCGTGTCGTCGGCGAACTGCCGGAGTGGCAGGATCTCCGCTCGGCCGGCGAAGCCATCCGCCGCCACAGCATGGCAACGCTCAGCGAAAACCTCCAGCGCTTTGAAGCCAACTGCATTCAGGCTGGCGGACAGGTCCACTGGGCGCGGAACTCGGAAGAAGCCAACGCCATCGTCATTCGGCTCGTAACCGAAGCCTTGCATCGCTTCGAAGCCCAGCCCGAAGTTCTCAAAATCAAGTCGATGACCACCGAGGAGATCGGCCTCAATCGCGCTCTCGAGCGCGCTGGCATCCACCCCTACGAGACGGACCTCGCCGAACTCATCGTGCAGCTCGGCAAAGACCAGCCTTCGCATCTTGTCGTGCCTGCATTGCATAAGAATCGTCAGCAGATCCGCGAGATCTTCCGCCGCGAGATGGGCCTTACCGACCTCAGCGACGATCCCATCGAACTCGCCGGGGCCGCTCGCCTCTACCTCCGCGAACGCTTCCTGCGCGTCCCCGTCGCCGTCAGCGGTGCCAACTTCCTGCTCGCCGACACTGGCGGCGTCTGCGTCGTCGAAAGCGAAGGCAACGGCCGCATGTGCCTCACGCTGCCGAAGACGCTCATCACCATCGCGGGCATCGACAAGGTGCTGCCCAGCTACAGCGACCTCGACGTCGTCCTGCAGACGCTCCCTCGCAGCGCCACCGGCGAGCGCATGAACCCATACAACTCCATCTGGACCGGCGTTCGCGAAGGCGACGGCCCGCAGGAGTTCCACGTCATCCTGCTCGACAACGGCCGCACCGACGTCCTTGCCGACGAGCACGGCCGCCAGACGCTGCACTGCATCCGTTGCGGGGCTTGCCAGAACGCCTGCCCTGTCTACAAACAAACCGGCGGCCACGCCTACGGCAGCGTCTACTCCGGCCCCATCGGTGCCATCCTCACGCCGCAGTTGATGCACCTGGAGCACGCACAATCGCTGCCGTACGCCAGTTCGCTCTGCGGTGCCTGCTATGAGGTTTGCCCGGTCAAGATCAACATCCCCGAAGTGCTCGTGCATCTTCGCCACGAAGTCGTTCTCCGCAAATCCTCGTTCGCTCCCGAAGCCGTCGCCATGAAGACCGCAGGCCTTCTCTTCCGCAGCGAACGCCGCTTCCGCGCCGCGCAACGTCTCGGCCGCATCACCCAGCGTGTGCTCGAGCGCGAAGACCCCACCGGCGAGCGCTGGGTCTCCTGGCTCCCCGGCCTCCTCGGCCAGTGGACCGCCACCCGCGACCTCCCCGGCATGCCTAGTCAAACCTTCCGCGAATGGTGGGAGCAGCGCGACCAGAAGGAGCCGCGTTCATGA
- a CDS encoding (Fe-S)-binding protein codes for MRIALFITCYNDTLFPNTGKSVVRVLERLGHEVTFPAGQTCCGQMHYNTGYQEDALPLLPRFIDQFWDADAVVVPSSSCVAMMRDHYPGMAKTLDATGSHPGIVQRTAAILERVFEFSELLTKRLGVTNVGAYFPHRVTCHPSCHGLRGLGLGDGPTELLRNVRGIDLVQLERADQCCGFGGTFAVKNGAVSSAMLADKVNAVLNTRAEFCTATDNSCLMHMEGALHRQQTGVQAMHLAEILASDESDPEAR; via the coding sequence ATGCGGATCGCGCTGTTCATCACCTGTTACAACGACACCCTCTTTCCCAACACAGGAAAGTCTGTCGTTCGGGTGCTTGAGCGCCTCGGCCACGAGGTCACTTTTCCCGCCGGTCAGACCTGCTGCGGACAGATGCACTACAACACCGGGTACCAGGAAGACGCACTTCCGCTGCTCCCGCGCTTTATCGACCAGTTCTGGGACGCCGACGCCGTCGTCGTCCCGTCTTCCAGCTGCGTCGCCATGATGCGCGACCACTACCCCGGCATGGCGAAGACCCTCGATGCCACCGGCTCGCACCCCGGCATCGTGCAGCGCACCGCCGCCATCCTCGAACGCGTCTTCGAGTTCTCTGAGCTCCTCACCAAACGCCTCGGCGTCACGAACGTCGGCGCCTACTTCCCCCATCGCGTCACCTGCCACCCCAGCTGCCACGGCCTCCGCGGCCTCGGCCTCGGCGACGGCCCCACCGAACTCCTGCGCAACGTCCGCGGTATCGACCTCGTTCAACTCGAACGCGCCGACCAGTGCTGCGGCTTCGGAGGCACCTTCGCTGTCAAGAACGGGGCCGTCTCCAGCGCCATGCTGGCCGACAAAGTGAACGCCGTGCTCAACACCCGCGCCGAGTTCTGCACCGCCACCGACAACAGCTGCCTCATGCACATGGAGGGCGCGCTGCACCGTCAGCAGACCGGCGTTCAGGCCATGCACCTCGCTGAAATTCTCGCCTCCGACGAATCTGATCCGGAGGCACGATGA
- a CDS encoding glycosyltransferase, whose translation MLHVAFALIAALLLLPTLPLVVELLALSLAALWPATPIVAKDSEAFRLAVIIPGHNEEKLITACVQSVLAAGVSPALTLVIAHNCSDATAQQAFAAGATVLPLQDDGSRGKGAALFYGFAQALDRHADAVMVVDADSQVTPQLIAQACAAFAAGADAVQARYIAAGAQDNDRQRLLALGLYGFNVLRPRGRANLGLSCGIFGNGFALSADTLRALPYTAHSLVEDLEYHLCLVRAGRKVTFLDAAEVHGEVPDNNAAAGTQRARWEGGRSAMRRQFAGPLFREVLRGRPALLEPLLDLLALPVGSAVPLLVLGLLFPVGITRAYAALGLFSIVPYVVVSAFLSQQPAAMFRALLSVPKYLFFKLVLRKQTRAAADGSASWVRTERNQ comes from the coding sequence GTGCTGCACGTTGCCTTTGCCCTCATCGCCGCGCTCCTCCTGCTGCCCACCCTTCCCCTCGTCGTGGAGCTGCTTGCGCTTTCGCTCGCCGCCCTTTGGCCCGCAACACCCATTGTGGCCAAGGACTCCGAAGCCTTCCGGCTTGCCGTCATCATTCCCGGTCACAACGAAGAAAAGCTCATCACCGCCTGCGTGCAAAGCGTCCTCGCGGCCGGCGTCTCGCCTGCACTCACCCTCGTCATCGCGCACAACTGCTCTGACGCCACGGCCCAGCAAGCCTTCGCCGCCGGAGCCACCGTGCTCCCGCTGCAGGACGACGGCAGCCGGGGAAAAGGGGCTGCCCTCTTCTACGGCTTCGCGCAAGCCCTCGACCGCCACGCCGACGCCGTCATGGTCGTCGACGCAGACTCCCAGGTCACGCCACAGCTCATCGCCCAGGCCTGTGCCGCCTTCGCTGCCGGAGCCGACGCGGTGCAGGCCCGCTACATCGCCGCCGGAGCCCAGGACAACGACCGCCAGCGCCTGCTCGCGCTCGGCCTCTACGGCTTCAACGTGCTGCGCCCCCGTGGCCGCGCCAACCTCGGGCTCTCCTGCGGCATCTTCGGCAACGGCTTCGCGCTCTCGGCAGACACGCTCCGCGCCTTGCCCTACACCGCCCACTCGCTCGTCGAAGACCTCGAGTATCACCTCTGCCTCGTCCGCGCAGGCCGCAAGGTCACCTTCCTCGACGCCGCCGAAGTCCACGGCGAAGTGCCCGACAACAACGCCGCCGCAGGCACGCAGCGCGCTCGCTGGGAGGGGGGGCGCTCCGCCATGCGCCGCCAGTTCGCCGGGCCGCTCTTCCGCGAAGTCCTCCGTGGCCGCCCTGCTCTGCTGGAGCCTCTGCTCGACCTCCTCGCCTTGCCCGTAGGTTCGGCCGTTCCACTGCTGGTGCTCGGCCTGCTCTTTCCCGTCGGCATCACACGCGCCTACGCTGCGCTCGGCCTCTTCAGCATCGTGCCCTATGTCGTCGTCTCAGCGTTCCTCTCGCAGCAGCCTGCTGCCATGTTCCGCGCTCTTCTGAGCGTGCCAAAGTACCTCTTCTTCAAGCTGGTTCTCCGCAAGCAGACCCGCGCCGCCGCCGACGGCTCCGCCAGCTGGGTTCGCACCGAGCGCAACCAGTAG
- a CDS encoding alpha/beta fold hydrolase, whose amino-acid sequence MSPWIQLRNLTPATPGAPNLFCLPHAGSGAAGFYRWRRALGGLNVCPVQLPGRDARMTEPAATNASALVEMMHAALVEHLQVPYVIFGHSMGALLAALWAQKIQQQGLPAPLAVVLSGRGAPGTVPVFPQLSEMSDEELAGALDARFGGNSGTMLIADPELRAHYMPLLRADLALVDSADAAKFTERLQVPVVVVRAASDPAVPEDKAEAWREFTARTFRVETLPGNHFSHFAESEGAMLELLQRVATTAASS is encoded by the coding sequence GTGAGCCCCTGGATACAACTTCGGAACCTGACGCCTGCGACTCCCGGTGCGCCAAACCTTTTCTGTTTGCCCCATGCGGGAAGCGGGGCTGCGGGGTTTTATCGGTGGCGTCGGGCGCTGGGCGGGCTGAACGTTTGCCCGGTGCAGTTGCCGGGGCGCGATGCGCGGATGACGGAGCCAGCAGCCACCAATGCCAGTGCGCTGGTGGAGATGATGCACGCGGCGCTGGTCGAGCATCTGCAAGTGCCGTACGTGATCTTTGGACACAGCATGGGGGCGTTGCTGGCGGCGCTGTGGGCGCAGAAGATTCAGCAGCAGGGTCTGCCTGCTCCGCTGGCGGTGGTGCTTTCCGGGCGAGGTGCGCCGGGGACGGTGCCGGTGTTTCCCCAGCTTTCGGAGATGAGCGACGAGGAGCTGGCGGGCGCGCTGGATGCGCGGTTCGGCGGGAACTCGGGCACGATGCTGATAGCTGACCCGGAGCTGCGGGCGCATTACATGCCGCTGCTGCGGGCGGACCTGGCGCTGGTCGACAGCGCGGACGCGGCGAAGTTTACGGAGCGGTTGCAGGTGCCGGTGGTGGTGGTGCGTGCGGCTTCTGACCCCGCAGTGCCGGAGGACAAGGCAGAGGCGTGGCGCGAGTTTACGGCGAGGACGTTTCGTGTGGAGACGTTGCCGGGTAACCATTTTTCGCACTTTGCGGAGAGTGAAGGCGCGATGCTGGAGCTGTTGCAGAGAGTTGCAACTACGGCTGCGTCCAGCTAA
- a CDS encoding O-antigen ligase family protein, with the protein MYLPLFILFPSYYFWKVAALPPITVGQSALIPIGIAILLKLMPRWRWTTADLWIALFMLSTCVTDYRNGHTTGSIFDLFNNLVEGVIPYMIGKTLIEQAGLRLETARRVVKLMIVCALISFYEYRMSINPFTLVWGRFFPNESFAWKTQLRWGFGRVSGPYGQSELAGLVILFAIMLAVWLAYAKPWPEKLPWFNHPLNVKTLIFMVLFVFLFTTQARGPWLGCVFALPIAFIGKSKRIWRNSLLFALVALPLLGVGYVAAKKFVSDPNPASNEAQTAQYRQQLLDNYIPIAKQGGAFGWGQDFPRAPGQDSIDNEYLFVWLVQGWVGAGAMCLLAAECLVRLILAAVVAKNRMDRFFAYSLFGAFAGILLTIATVFLGNQPYQLFFLIAGWSQVLNRVNPVERHLEFNHVLA; encoded by the coding sequence GTGTACCTTCCGCTCTTCATTCTTTTCCCGTCCTATTACTTCTGGAAAGTCGCTGCTCTGCCGCCGATCACGGTGGGCCAGTCGGCGCTGATTCCTATCGGTATCGCCATCCTTCTCAAGCTGATGCCGCGTTGGCGCTGGACCACGGCCGATCTCTGGATCGCGCTCTTCATGCTCAGCACCTGTGTCACGGACTATCGTAACGGCCACACCACGGGCTCCATCTTTGACCTCTTCAACAACCTCGTCGAAGGCGTCATCCCCTACATGATCGGCAAGACGCTGATCGAGCAGGCCGGGCTTCGTCTCGAAACCGCTCGCCGCGTCGTCAAGCTCATGATCGTCTGCGCGCTCATCTCGTTTTATGAGTACCGCATGAGCATCAACCCCTTTACGCTCGTCTGGGGTCGCTTCTTCCCCAACGAGTCTTTCGCGTGGAAGACGCAACTGCGCTGGGGCTTTGGCCGCGTCTCCGGTCCCTACGGTCAATCGGAACTCGCCGGCCTCGTCATCCTCTTCGCCATCATGCTCGCCGTCTGGCTGGCTTACGCGAAGCCCTGGCCGGAAAAGCTTCCGTGGTTCAACCATCCGCTCAACGTCAAGACGCTCATCTTCATGGTGCTCTTCGTCTTCCTCTTCACCACGCAGGCCCGTGGTCCGTGGCTCGGCTGTGTCTTCGCTTTGCCCATCGCTTTTATCGGCAAGAGCAAGCGCATCTGGCGCAACAGCCTTCTCTTTGCGCTCGTTGCCTTACCGCTGCTCGGCGTAGGGTACGTTGCTGCGAAGAAGTTCGTCAGCGACCCCAACCCCGCCAGCAACGAAGCCCAGACCGCGCAGTACCGTCAGCAACTCCTCGATAACTACATTCCCATCGCCAAGCAGGGCGGCGCTTTTGGCTGGGGACAGGACTTCCCGCGCGCCCCCGGCCAGGACTCCATCGACAACGAGTACCTCTTCGTCTGGCTCGTGCAGGGCTGGGTCGGCGCAGGCGCGATGTGCCTGCTCGCCGCTGAGTGCCTCGTCCGTCTCATCCTCGCCGCTGTTGTGGCGAAGAACCGCATGGACCGCTTCTTCGCCTACTCGCTCTTCGGGGCCTTCGCAGGCATCCTGCTCACCATCGCGACCGTCTTCCTTGGCAACCAGCCGTATCAGCTCTTTTTCCTCATCGCTGGCTGGTCGCAGGTCCTCAACCGCGTCAACCCCGTCGAGCGCCATCTGGAGTTCAACCATGTTCTCGCGTAG
- a CDS encoding 4'-phosphopantetheinyl transferase superfamily protein — MNANQTRKKDNDLHGDKLGRERPGFMLQRMAIVAARVGICNATLRAETEGADGMSFLPAVPVLPGMLEDDVILLALLPIADATEEELQRATALLPAEEQQRAVRFVRQEPRAEFVWTRLLFRTIAGKLLGCRPQEIAVRIAAGGKPECEGLSFSLSHTRGLVGCAISRNVAVGVDLEREDMTLEVLDIARTAFSEANVRELEASPDDESRMRSFLLLWCEREAVAKCVGRGIAEPAALLGLWKTVDFRTQPLSLPTGFQGSLAYQNDFAMRVRQPGLQGLYSVSALLESA; from the coding sequence ATGAATGCAAATCAGACACGGAAGAAGGACAATGATTTGCATGGTGACAAACTGGGGCGAGAGCGGCCTGGCTTCATGCTACAGCGCATGGCTATCGTTGCAGCCAGGGTGGGTATCTGCAATGCCACCTTGCGGGCAGAGACAGAGGGGGCGGACGGTATGAGTTTTCTGCCTGCGGTGCCCGTTTTGCCAGGCATGCTCGAGGACGACGTCATCCTGTTGGCGTTGCTGCCGATTGCAGATGCGACAGAAGAAGAGTTGCAGCGGGCAACAGCTCTGCTGCCCGCTGAAGAACAGCAACGGGCAGTGCGGTTTGTTCGCCAGGAACCACGAGCGGAGTTCGTGTGGACGCGGCTGCTTTTTCGCACGATTGCGGGCAAGCTGCTGGGCTGTCGCCCACAGGAAATTGCCGTACGAATTGCCGCTGGCGGGAAACCCGAGTGTGAGGGATTGAGCTTCAGCCTGTCGCATACGCGTGGGCTGGTGGGCTGCGCGATATCGCGAAACGTGGCCGTGGGTGTCGACCTGGAACGCGAGGACATGACGCTGGAGGTGCTCGACATTGCACGCACAGCGTTCAGTGAGGCCAATGTGCGCGAACTGGAAGCCTCGCCCGACGACGAAAGCCGGATGCGGAGCTTTCTGCTACTGTGGTGCGAACGAGAAGCTGTGGCAAAGTGCGTGGGCCGAGGAATTGCGGAGCCTGCGGCGCTGCTTGGCTTATGGAAAACTGTCGATTTTCGGACGCAACCTTTATCTCTTCCAACAGGTTTTCAAGGAAGTTTGGCGTATCAAAACGACTTTGCGATGCGGGTGCGGCAGCCAGGGCTGCAGGGCCTGTATAGCGTTTCAGCGTTGCTAGAATCAGCCTAA
- a CDS encoding WecB/TagA/CpsF family glycosyltransferase: MDRAVASIESRIRSGGTYQIATANLDFVRNARRNPELHRVICDCAMVLPDGFPLVWASKLMDRPLRERVAGSDLTVELAKLSAEKGYGIFLLGSSDASAQESMRVLSARFPGVNFVGQYAPPPASLDKMDNTEILRRVHAAHPHILLVAFGNPKQEFWIHRHLEQLRVPIAIGIGGTLEMIAGTLKRAPKWVQALNMEWAYRMMQEPARLLPRYAHDFGALLRYLPREVIAQRMQKKRSKGDMIRIDQERGHLVAQVRGALTGPLCGQMRDIVSDAIRRGDNVTIDLADASQVGADGLGCLLDARRSLHSRGLDFYLVSPSGSVRRVLDASALRSLLYEQKTPEEKKVQQYPEESLPAVDRMSA; this comes from the coding sequence ATGGATCGCGCAGTCGCGAGCATTGAGTCGCGCATCCGCTCCGGTGGAACGTATCAGATTGCGACAGCGAATCTGGACTTCGTTCGCAACGCTCGCCGCAACCCGGAACTGCACCGCGTGATCTGCGATTGCGCGATGGTGCTACCGGATGGCTTCCCGCTGGTGTGGGCCTCAAAACTGATGGACCGCCCGCTGCGGGAACGCGTTGCCGGTTCAGACCTTACGGTAGAACTCGCAAAGCTTTCAGCCGAAAAAGGCTATGGCATCTTTCTGCTTGGCTCGTCCGATGCCAGCGCGCAGGAGTCCATGCGCGTGCTCAGTGCGCGCTTCCCTGGCGTGAACTTTGTAGGACAGTATGCCCCGCCGCCCGCATCGCTGGACAAGATGGACAACACCGAGATTCTGCGTCGGGTCCATGCCGCGCATCCGCATATTCTGCTGGTGGCGTTTGGCAATCCGAAGCAGGAGTTCTGGATCCATCGCCATCTGGAGCAGCTGCGCGTGCCGATTGCGATCGGTATCGGCGGAACGCTGGAGATGATTGCAGGGACGTTGAAGCGCGCGCCCAAGTGGGTGCAGGCGCTGAATATGGAGTGGGCGTACCGCATGATGCAGGAGCCCGCACGTCTGCTGCCTCGCTATGCCCATGATTTTGGCGCGCTGCTGCGCTATCTGCCGCGCGAAGTGATCGCGCAGCGGATGCAGAAGAAGCGCAGCAAGGGCGACATGATCCGCATCGACCAAGAGCGCGGACACCTGGTCGCACAGGTGCGTGGCGCGCTGACCGGGCCGCTGTGCGGACAGATGCGCGATATCGTTTCCGATGCCATTCGCCGTGGCGATAACGTCACGATCGACCTTGCGGATGCTTCGCAGGTTGGCGCGGATGGACTGGGCTGCCTGCTGGATGCACGCCGCAGCCTGCATAGTCGAGGTCTCGATTTCTACCTTGTCAGCCCGAGCGGCAGCGTTCGCCGGGTGCTTGATGCTTCCGCACTTCGCTCGCTGCTGTATGAGCAGAAGACGCCGGAAGAGAAGAAAGTTCAGCAGTACCCAGAGGAGTCGTTGCCGGCCGTTGATCGCATGTCTGCGTAA
- a CDS encoding polysaccharide export protein, producing the protein MPFGIHERAARAITLPVMFAALFAASAQAHSQSTPLTTPTSTESGAIPASVFSDLLQTQPAENQPYQLGRGDAISVVVEGRPELSSKQIVGPDGSITMPLVGSIVLVDKTRDQASEAIRQSLLKYYTFPVVTVTVEGYNSNRVLLLGSISTPGMQVFDHTPTLLEVLARGGGATHGGLNSRSGGGYGGNSGGGSSDPMPDKAIIYRSNETAITLEVRKLIASGSPLANIRLKRDDVVFIPSSTDRFVSVLGQVQRPGSQMLEQQTTLARILSDAGGLLPQAGKDPKIRIISATTGKEQDVLFKDVLSPRTSEVKLEAGDIIYIPQSGFNSVTYTIERLSPLATIFTTAALLNQH; encoded by the coding sequence ATGCCTTTCGGGATTCACGAACGCGCCGCACGCGCCATCACGCTTCCTGTGATGTTTGCTGCACTGTTTGCGGCCAGCGCGCAGGCGCACTCCCAAAGCACACCGCTTACGACTCCGACTTCGACAGAGAGTGGAGCGATTCCCGCAAGCGTCTTCTCTGATCTGCTGCAGACGCAGCCCGCAGAGAACCAGCCGTATCAACTGGGGCGCGGCGATGCGATCAGCGTGGTGGTCGAAGGACGGCCGGAGCTTTCGAGCAAACAGATTGTCGGACCGGATGGCAGCATTACGATGCCGCTCGTCGGCTCGATTGTGCTGGTAGATAAGACGCGCGATCAGGCGTCCGAAGCGATTCGCCAGTCACTGCTGAAGTACTACACCTTCCCTGTTGTGACGGTCACGGTGGAAGGCTACAACTCCAACCGCGTGCTTCTGCTGGGTTCGATTTCGACCCCGGGGATGCAGGTGTTTGACCATACACCGACGCTGCTGGAGGTTCTGGCGCGTGGCGGTGGAGCGACCCATGGTGGCTTGAACAGCCGAAGCGGCGGAGGCTATGGCGGCAACAGCGGTGGCGGAAGCAGCGATCCGATGCCGGACAAAGCCATCATCTATCGCAGCAACGAGACGGCGATTACGCTCGAGGTTCGCAAGCTGATTGCGAGCGGAAGCCCGCTGGCGAACATTCGCCTGAAGCGCGACGATGTTGTGTTCATTCCCTCCAGCACGGACCGCTTCGTTTCGGTGCTGGGACAGGTGCAGCGCCCGGGTTCGCAGATGCTGGAGCAGCAGACGACGCTGGCACGCATTCTTTCGGACGCTGGCGGGTTGCTGCCACAGGCAGGCAAAGACCCCAAGATTCGCATTATCTCCGCAACAACGGGCAAAGAGCAGGATGTGCTCTTTAAAGACGTGCTGAGCCCGCGCACCTCCGAGGTGAAGCTCGAGGCCGGAGACATTATTTATATCCCGCAGAGTGGCTTCAACTCTGTGACATACACGATTGAACGGCTATCGCCGCTGGCAACCATCTTCACAACCGCAGCTCTACTGAACCAGCACTAA
- a CDS encoding serine acetyltransferase — MFEHIREDWRAHNRDWTRQGFWVMVVYRYGRWRYGIRPRVLRVPFSFLYKFMKFWADCVLGAEIPCEVQIGRRFVLEHTGTIVISGDAVLGDDCVLRHGVTLGLKNRGLRGSPRLGNRVDVGAGAKLLGPIVIGDDVAIGANAVVLCDVPANHIAVGNPAVIKPRKVSAR, encoded by the coding sequence ATGTTTGAACATATTCGCGAAGACTGGCGAGCACATAACCGGGACTGGACGCGGCAAGGCTTCTGGGTAATGGTCGTCTACCGCTACGGGCGCTGGCGCTATGGCATTCGGCCGCGCGTGCTGCGTGTTCCGTTTTCGTTCCTCTATAAGTTCATGAAGTTCTGGGCTGACTGCGTGCTGGGTGCGGAGATTCCGTGCGAGGTGCAGATCGGCCGGCGGTTCGTGCTGGAGCACACGGGAACGATTGTGATCAGTGGCGATGCGGTGCTGGGCGATGATTGCGTGCTGCGCCACGGCGTGACCCTGGGGCTGAAAAACCGCGGGCTGCGCGGCTCACCAAGGCTGGGCAATCGCGTGGATGTTGGCGCAGGGGCAAAGCTGCTGGGGCCGATCGTGATCGGCGACGATGTTGCGATAGGCGCGAACGCGGTGGTGCTGTGTGATGTTCCAGCGAACCACATCGCGGTGGGCAATCCGGCGGTGATCAAGCCGCGCAAGGTTTCGGCGCGATGA
- a CDS encoding glycosyltransferase — translation MSQIARLSVVVIGRNEGPRLERCLASVRAMRNDGWESEYLYVDSGSTDDSLAIAERNGFTTIPLPAGKPTAARGRNAGWRAATGDVVLFLDGDTVLHPEFVAEASQSFADAETAVIWGHRRELYPEQTIYNRVMDLDWIYAPGWTPFCGGDALFQRNTLLAVDGFDETLIAGEEPELCRRILARGERILHVDQPMTGHDLALRSFRSYWQRAERAGHAYAEVAARFAESGSPFWQDEVARNRKRAMLLMGLPLVGLVVSLLFLSPWPLLVVAALLLALLLRTAWKARWKSSNKLTLLLYGAHSHLQQIPIYFGQLRFARNRKAGRKADLLEYK, via the coding sequence ATGAGCCAGATTGCCAGGCTTTCGGTGGTGGTGATCGGGCGCAACGAAGGCCCGCGGCTGGAGCGCTGCCTGGCGAGCGTTCGCGCAATGCGCAACGATGGTTGGGAGAGCGAGTATCTCTACGTCGACTCGGGTTCGACCGATGACAGCCTTGCTATTGCAGAGCGCAATGGCTTCACGACGATTCCCTTGCCTGCTGGAAAACCTACGGCTGCGCGCGGACGCAACGCCGGATGGCGTGCCGCGACGGGCGATGTGGTGCTCTTCCTCGACGGCGATACCGTGTTGCACCCGGAGTTCGTGGCCGAGGCGTCGCAGTCGTTTGCTGACGCGGAGACCGCGGTGATCTGGGGGCATCGGCGTGAGCTGTATCCCGAGCAGACGATCTACAACCGCGTGATGGACCTGGACTGGATCTACGCGCCGGGATGGACGCCGTTCTGCGGAGGCGATGCGCTCTTTCAGCGCAACACGCTGCTAGCGGTGGACGGCTTTGACGAGACGCTGATTGCGGGCGAGGAGCCGGAGCTTTGCCGCCGGATTCTAGCGCGTGGCGAGCGTATTCTGCACGTTGACCAACCGATGACCGGGCATGACCTTGCACTGCGCTCGTTTCGCTCATACTGGCAGCGCGCGGAGCGGGCAGGACATGCGTATGCCGAGGTGGCTGCACGGTTTGCCGAGAGCGGATCGCCGTTCTGGCAGGATGAGGTGGCGCGCAACCGCAAGCGGGCCATGCTGCTGATGGGGCTGCCGCTGGTTGGGTTGGTGGTCTCGCTGCTGTTTCTTTCGCCGTGGCCGCTGCTTGTGGTCGCTGCGCTGCTGCTGGCGCTGCTGCTGCGGACGGCGTGGAAGGCGAGATGGAAGTCCAGCAACAAGCTGACGCTGCTACTTTACGGAGCGCACTCCCACTTGCAGCAGATTCCGATCTACTTCGGTCAGCTTCGCTTTGCGCGCAATCGCAAGGCGGGCCGCAAGGCCGATCTGCTTGAGTACAAGTAA